The DNA window AAAACTACCAAATTAGTTCCATCAATGGTGGAATTACTTTGGTTACATTACTGAACTCCTTCACCCACACCCTGTAGTTGAAAACGGCTATAaacttttcaaacaaaatttcaagggcataaagagggaaaaaaaaattccccccAATGCTTATGTTCTGTTTCAAATTCTTTGTGCATTGGGTATGCTCATGGTACGTTGATTACAATGACCAAAATACTCATATAATTTTGATCAGAAAATACAAAGTCAAATGGTAGGACTCTTTTGCAGTAGAAAATAAAAGCTCTGAATTTGTTGTAATGTTATGACTTTCTTCAAACAACAGACATGACATTAAAGAACCACCACCTCTACAAGACCAGTCTTAATCCTTTTTCCTCGCCCAAAAAGCCCATGCCTCAGCACTCTTAGCAACTGTCGGGTCCAAAGAAGAATATTTTGAGGTCATGAAACAACTATTGGATGGTGGAAAAGGAGAATTTATGTTTTCCTCTTCTTCAGCCTCGTTATCCTTAGGATCATATACTCCTCTAGGtaatgaaaatgaagataatTGCTATGGCATCCTGCCATCTTtacaaaatccataaaaaaaaaatttcaaggtcTTTTTCCTTTTAGGCTCACCTATTTTGAGCTCTTCTTCTAGGCCTAGTCTTTTCCATTTTCAAACTCTTTTTCCATACCCATTGTTTTTGGCCTTTTTCTACAAAGTCTCCTGATGATACAAACGACAAGATAATTGTCGGTGAGtaagaaaacaacaaagaaaaaccctATGAAATTCAAAGGCAATTTCTCATATTGTCGTTTCTTGACCATGGGGAACAAAAACACATGGCCAACTATAAGGCGCCAAAAAGAATGTTCAGCTTTTTAAAAGATCTTTTGGCCTCTTCCATGATAGCTCCATTATATAAGGAAACCTTCTGAGCTTCAAAGGataggaagagaaaaaatacactgaagaaaattttcttgaaaaaaaaacaaaaatcttctaTGTAAACACTCTCCTATAACCAATATCTCTTGTACTGATTTCTATACAAATTTATGTAAGATTCTTTTAAAATCTCATTGTTctattgtatttattatttacatttctgcaaaattaaatatgttctGTGTGATTGTTAGAGGATCATGTCATTCCTTGACTTGCATTTTCATTCACATCAGAAATTTGTTCAGTTTTCAAATTTAGTATATCAGTTGGAAATCTGTGGCCAGAtctttagatcattctcaggtgtTATAACATCATATACTGaactttataatatatatttttttactttcttttcaacttatggtgtgtgtgcgcgcgcgcgcgcgcatcCAAGTTTGGCTTATACTTTTGCAGGTGAAACTTATGCTTTTGCAGGAGAGTTTCATAGGAACTTGCACCAAACAATAAGGGTTAATCAtaagtataaaatatatatgataatgaGGAATATATACAAGTTTGACTTATGCTTCTAATTAACGCTTATTTTCAGTTAACCGGTTGACCGAAATCTACCAACCAGTGAACCGAAATTCTTCAGGCCAACCGGTCTATTGAAACTGACCCACTAGTCGATCGAAGCCAAACAAGTCAATCGGTCGACCGATTCAGACAAACTAGTTGATCGGGAGTCCAAATTCTCGATCCACCAGTCTCTCCAAAATAAAAGATCTCTAAAAATCCTATTGACACCTCAAATAATCATAACAATTAACCCCTAACATTTAATTCATAACAATTAACctataaaactttaattaatccattaattaactcaaaacataaacttcaaaccctaaaccttaacaaaaccaaaactaaagCTAATTACTATAGTCATACGCATTAAAACGTAACTCTTAccttaaaaacctattttcacCAATTCTCTTCCCTTTCCTCTAtctttccctctcttctcttcttctcttccactTCCCAATCTCTCCCTCAATTTCAGATTCTCtcttttcctcctcctcctcctccttcttcttcctcctccttttatatttatcaattggTTGAGCAATTACCCCCAATGTCTctcattcatttatatttaattactcCTCCACGGTTATTGTTgtcttttcatattaaaatcttttttcttatttcaaaacatcaccaaaaaaaaaaaaaaaagggatgatGAGATACCGATGCAATTAGGGGAGGATGAAGAACTAACTGTTTACAACAGAAATAAATCAAACAGGAAGCAGCTGCTGATAATACAATTCTCAGAAATCAAAAGGTAAAACAAGACATCATGAGAAAAGGAAGGACATGTCTTTGCTTTTGGATGTTGTAGAAAGTTGTTAAAATAACTTACATGGttcatttcttagaaaaattCTGTTCTTTGTGGAACTGGGGTCTTGATGACCTGCAATATTTGCACCACTTCTGCCATGGAAGGCCTGCTGGAAGGTATGTGAGAGGTGCATACAAGGGCCAATTTGAGCACCGGAAGAACCTCATCCTCAGGATAATCCCCCATGCTTGGATCAACACAATCAAAGACATTACCTTGTTCAAGCAAAAACCTCACATGATCCTTAAGTATCAGCACATTGTCTTCACCATATTCCACTGGCCTTCTTCCAGTTACTAgctcaagaatcaagattccaAAACCATATATATCACATTTCTCATTGATTCTCAAGCTCTGGCATGATAGTTCTGGTGCCACATATCCTAATGCACTCTGAAATCTAGTACTTATAACATGCCTATCAAGCTTCGCCAAGAACCTTGCAAGTCCAAAATCCGAAATCTTTGGGTTGAAATTTTCATCAAGAAGAATGTTGCTTGGTTTTATGTCACAGTGAATGATTGGTGGACGGAAAGAATGATGCAAGTGTGCAAGTCCCTTTGCTGTTCCAAGCACAATCTTCAATCTGTTTGCCCAAGAAAGACGTGGAGCAGACGGTATCCTTTCATGGAGTTTGGCTTGCAAACTGCCATTAGGTGCATATTCTGATACCAACAGCTGCAATTGAGGAGTCCAGTAATACCCTTTTAATGATAAGAGATTTGGGTGCCTTGCCTTTCCTAATACCTGAACTTCTCGATCAAAATCTTCAGGATATTGGATAATGTTTAATGTCAAGAGCTTCTTTATTGCTACCATTCTTGCCTCTGAACCCAATGAGACCTTGTAAACAGTTCCAAATACTCCGTGACCTATCTCAGCAGCCTTATTAAGGAGTGCTTCTGGATTGCTGATCCAATCAGGAGATGATTTCGAATCGAACAGGACCAGCTTGCCTGTGGATAGATTTCCGGACCTGGAAGAGCTCGAGCACATGCTTTCCAAGGCATGGTCCACAAATGCAAGCCTCTTCCGGACAGATACATTTAGTAGACTTACGAGTATCACTCCAAACAAAATGAATATAGCTGCTGAAATTGCAATGATAGTTGAAACACTGAGGAACATATGATGATGGAACCTTGCGGGGTGAGAGGACACGTTTCTTGGTTTCTTACCATCCCCTTGATTGCCATAGGCATACGGATCAAGTACTAGAGGCTTGGGAACATTCATCTTACATGGCCCCTTCAACAACGGTGAGCAAAGTCCCAAATTCCCCTGCAATGCACTTCGATCCAAACTTGGAAATATACCCCCAACAGGAAGCCTGCCCACTAGCTTATTATAAGATACATTTACAGCCAGAAGATTCTCCAGTTTTCCAAGCTCTTGCGGTATCTCTCCGGTCAGCTCATTGAATTCCAACTTCAGAATCTTGAGCTTGTTTAGCCTTGAAATGGACTCGGGAATGGAACCGCTCAAATTATTTTGGGACAAGCTCctgcaaataaaattaatggttTTCACATTTGGTACGTAAACAAGCATCGAATAAAGCATTAGTTGTAGTTTTGAAGTGGAATTGATGCAAGACTTACAGCAAATACAGTGATGAACAATTTCCAATCTCTTCTGGAATTTGGCCCACCAATGAGTTTCCGTCCAATTGAAGGATGTTCAAACTTCCAGACTCACATATATCAGCGGGAATTAAGCCAACTAAAGCACTGTTTCGAAGATCCAACACTGTCAAGTTCTGAAAGTAGCCAAGCTCTAGTGGCATTCTTGATTCCAGATTGTTCCAGGACAAATTCAAGTATCTTAAATTAGATGAGAGACCCCTTTCAGCTGGAATATGTCCTGTGAGATTGTTCTTTGAAAGATCAAGCGTATGAAGAGATGAAAAGAAAGTAATCGAACCTGATGGAATTGAACCTACCAATCCATTGTCTGAAAAATCTAATTCCTCCAGCCTAAGATCAAACAAGCCTTCTGGTATGCTGCCATTGAAGCTGTTACCTCTCAACCGAATCACTGATAACATCGTGCAAGAAACCATTGAAGTGGGAATGATGCCAAAGAGTTTGTTATTGGACAAACTCAAGTAGCGCAGAGACTTCAAGTCACCAATGGATGATGGGATGCTTCCAGTTAGAGCATTGCTTGACAAGTCCAAGTATTCAAGATTGGTCAAGCTACCAATCCACCGAGGGAACTCACCTGCCAACATATTCTTGGATAAACTGAAAAGGCTCATTGAACTCAGCCTCTGAAGAGATTCTGGCAGTGCTCCGCTAAAAAGATTGCGGCTTAAATCCAATCTATTCAAGTGCGGGCACAGTCCAATATCTCCAGGTAGTGGTCCGGAAAAGCGATTTCCCTGTAATTGGAGCTCTTTCAAAAAGTGAATGGCTGATACCCCTTGTGGCACGGACCCCGAAAACTCATTGTGTGAAAGATCCAATTTTCGAAGCCGCTTCAATGACCAAATCCCACTACTAAAATCTGGGTCACCGGAGAAATGGTTGTTGGACAGATTAATAGTGTTCAAGGAAGAGCAGCTCAATAGTGAACTTGGAATTGGCCCTTGAAGTAAATTCCCAGCTAAAGAAAGGTAACGAAGAGAATGAGAGTTTCGAAAAAGATTATCTGGGAGTGGTCCGGAGAATGAATTCTCAGAGAGATCAAGAAACTTAATGGAACTCATATTGTCAAGAAAAGATGGGATGAGGCCTGAAAGACTGTTGTGGCTAAGGTTAAGCCTTTCAAGATTTGACAAGAAACCAAGCTCAAGACTAATGCCACCGCTAAAATTGTTTT is part of the Populus trichocarpa isolate Nisqually-1 chromosome 2, P.trichocarpa_v4.1, whole genome shotgun sequence genome and encodes:
- the LOC7481924 gene encoding probably inactive leucine-rich repeat receptor-like protein kinase At3g28040 encodes the protein MATPLVMGYSHLLLYLLVSIVVSLEGCMGSDSVPIQINDDVFGLIVFKADLIDPSSYLSSWNEDDDSPCSWKFIECNPVSGRVSQVSLDGLGLSGRLGKGLQKLQHLKTLSLSQNNFSGGISLELGFLSNLERLNLSHNSLSGLIPSFLDNMSSIKFLDLSENSFSGPLPDNLFRNSHSLRYLSLAGNLLQGPIPSSLLSCSSLNTINLSNNHFSGDPDFSSGIWSLKRLRKLDLSHNEFSGSVPQGVSAIHFLKELQLQGNRFSGPLPGDIGLCPHLNRLDLSRNLFSGALPESLQRLSSMSLFSLSKNMLAGEFPRWIGSLTNLEYLDLSSNALTGSIPSSIGDLKSLRYLSLSNNKLFGIIPTSMVSCTMLSVIRLRGNSFNGSIPEGLFDLRLEELDFSDNGLVGSIPSGSITFFSSLHTLDLSKNNLTGHIPAERGLSSNLRYLNLSWNNLESRMPLELGYFQNLTVLDLRNSALVGLIPADICESGSLNILQLDGNSLVGQIPEEIGNCSSLYLLSLSQNNLSGSIPESISRLNKLKILKLEFNELTGEIPQELGKLENLLAVNVSYNKLVGRLPVGGIFPSLDRSALQGNLGLCSPLLKGPCKMNVPKPLVLDPYAYGNQGDGKKPRNVSSHPARFHHHMFLSVSTIIAISAAIFILFGVILVSLLNVSVRKRLAFVDHALESMCSSSSRSGNLSTGKLVLFDSKSSPDWISNPEALLNKAAEIGHGVFGTVYKVSLGSEARMVAIKKLLTLNIIQYPEDFDREVQVLGKARHPNLLSLKGYYWTPQLQLLVSEYAPNGSLQAKLHERIPSAPRLSWANRLKIVLGTAKGLAHLHHSFRPPIIHCDIKPSNILLDENFNPKISDFGLARFLAKLDRHVISTRFQSALGYVAPELSCQSLRINEKCDIYGFGILILELVTGRRPVEYGEDNVLILKDHVRFLLEQGNVFDCVDPSMGDYPEDEVLPVLKLALVCTSHIPSSRPSMAEVVQILQVIKTPVPQRTEFF